In one window of Miscanthus floridulus cultivar M001 chromosome 12, ASM1932011v1, whole genome shotgun sequence DNA:
- the LOC136498271 gene encoding senescence-specific cysteine protease SAG39-like has protein sequence MVSRHEEWMAMYGRVYSDAAEKARRFEVFKANVAFIESVNARNHKFWLEANQFADLTDDEFRATRTGYKPRPAAASSRKATGFRYANVSLDDVPASVDWRTKGAVTPIKDQGECGCCWAFSAVASMEGAVKLSTGKLVSLSEQELVDCDVNGMDQGCEGGEMDDAFEFIVDNGGLTTESKYPYTGSDGTCNSNEASNDAASITGYEDVPANDEASLRKAVANQPVSVAVDGGDSLFRFYKGGVLSGACGTELDHGIAAVGYGVASDGTKYWLMKNSWGTSWGEGGYIRMERDIADEEGLCGLAMQPSYPTA, from the coding sequence ATGGTGTCGAGGCACGAGGAGTGGATGGCCATGTACGGCCGCGTCTACAGCGACGCGGCGGAGAAGGCGCGGCGGTTCGAGGTGTTCAAGGCCAACGTCGCCTTCATCGAGTCCGTGAACGCCCGGAACCACAAGTTCTGGCTGGAGGCCAACCAGTTCGCTGACCTCACCGACGACGAGTTCAGAGCCACCCGGACCGGTTACAAGCccaggccggcggcggcgagcagcCGGAAGGCGACCGGGTTCAGGTACGCGAACGTGAGCCTCGACGACGTTCCGGCGTCCGTGGACTGGAGGACCAAAGGCGCCGTGACGCCCATCAAGGACCAAGGCGAGTGCGGGTGCTGCTGGGCGTTCTCGGCCGTGGCGTCGATGGAGGGCGCCGTAAAGCTGAGCACAGGAAAGCTCGTCTCGCTCTCGGAGCAGGAGCTCGTCGACTGCGACGTGAACGGCATGGACCAGGGCTGCGAGGGTGGGGAGATGGACGACGCCTTCGAGTTCATCGTCGACAACGGCGGGCTCACCACCGAGAGCAAGTACCCGTACACGGGCTCCGACGGCACCTGCAACTCCAACGAGGCTTCTAACGACGCCGCGTCCATCACGGGATACGAGGACGTGCCGGCCAACGACGAGGCCTCCCTGCGCAAGGCGGTGGCTAACCAGCCCGTGTCGGTCGCCGTCGACGGAGGGGACTCCCTCTTCAGGTTCTACAAGGGCGGCGTCCTCTCTGGCGCGTGTGGAACGGAGCTCGACCACGGCATCGCTGCCGTCGGGTATGGCGTCGCCAGCGACGGCACCAAGTACTGGCTGATGAAAAACTCGTGGGGGACCTCGTGGGGCGAGGGCGGGTACATCCGGATGGAGAGGGACATCGCCGACGAGGAGGGTCTGTGCGGCCTCGCCATGCAGCCTTCATACCCGACGGCCTAG